TTCCATGATAATACGTTTACGAACTGACTGAAACACTACTtcaatttcatatatgtatataaatcttAGTCCATAGCATAAGGGATGTACTTTTAGTTAATTTTGCCTACCTTCGAATGTTTTGTATTGCTCTGTACTTTATCAGATTTCTAGGCATAAACCTTGAAATAAATTAAATCACTGTTCCATATGAAGGGTCCAAGATGTACGGGATTAGTTTTGAGCTATTGTATATATTACATCTAAGTATGTACTCACCAATAATAGCGCAAGTGACATCGTCATAATCTGCATTCATCATATTGACAACAACAAGTGTCGTTGTACCAATAGCCAACGAGAGTAGGTAGCCAATTAAGCATTTGGTGTGCAAGTTCCAAAGCTCCGGGACGAGCCAATAAATGAGAATCGTTGCATACAAAAAAGGTGACGAAATCATTAAAACTGCACAAATGAAGTTGACACAATTatacatatttttcattttaacatCTGGCGGAGTATTAATGCCACTCACTCTCGACCTTTCTTACCAATCGTATTGCGCTTGATTCTTGTAGGGATGTCATTGGTGATCATACAATTCATTGGATCCAACATATATGTTCCATTTTCTGGATAGGCTTGCAGACAATAATCACGCGTTGAAAAGTACATCTGATCGCTAACACGCAAAAGCGTGCCATTCTATATATGAAATGATTTATTAAACCGActtgaaaactaaattaaattcaattagaAAACCACATACATACCTCAAACAATTCCCATTTGTCTGCATCATATTTATGTGGCTCAAGCATATACAAAGTCTTACATGGCATTCCCGTTTGTACCACAAATTCATCCACCACATTCATCAATACACGACTGCCATTTCTTAAAGTAATGTTCACATATGGCGAATATAGGAGCTCGTCACTCACCTCCTCATCACATTTAAGATCTTCATCAGACTGAGTCATTCCAGCTCTGGGATGACAGCAAAATTTAACACATGGTTTCAGATAACAAACACAACCGCGTAGATGGCGCGTTACAATTTGACGCTCCCCACCATATCGTTCAATATAGTCGTAGTAGCTAGTTAATTCTGGCGGAACTATAACTCTTTCATATAAATACGATCCGTTCATGAATTTTTGACTTAATGTTAAGTTGACGGTGTCTTCAAAAGAACAATTTAGTGCATTAGTTTGAGCAATGGAGCTACTGATTCCGATTAACAGAATCAAACTGCTAATGTGGGCTCTCATTGCATTCAATAGTTAAAGGGAGTTTGGAGATGCTGAAAGGATAAAGGTCGAAATGCGGAAGTTAGTATTGttaaagtttagcactttatttagtaaatattaaataatggTTTATGATCGGAATACCAGGAGCTCCAGCATAAACCTGTACATAATTTCAATTGTTAATAATTACTAATTCAAATGAGTTCCGTTACGAAATACAATAATCATGACGTAACACAAAAATCATCCAAATGAAGACATAAAGTCTCATATCCACTATGCATAACGATCATgcctatatattgtaacgaatttacttgcaaatcctcttatttgcccttttgctaggatcgtatcgctaaactgttgaataaataactccaatattgaataacggaaaaatggcctttattaaaatacttcacaataacactcaaactgtgcaacgaatagcttaaaaaccaaactgatatcttaaaggaaactgactttcaaaataatagtgctattgctcgctagatatcgtcttactcgtaactgcttgccaattcaaatcaaactgaattatttcttactcgctggcgccgcttttatagtttacgctgcatacttctaggctcttcgatttccagaagttactagttgtttcggctacaaaatcgccagccacaactacgtgcacaaattattgctctctcttgtgacaactcagataaggtatatgcatgtgtttgtagtttacagtctcccgcacacacataagcgtataagtaaattcatcggtgtgtgacatctcatctcttgctgccttgtatgtaaatgttgctcgtcggaatgtgtacatatgtgtagacgcaattatttattcgtttatgtagatacataatgattgaattattgatgtgcattcacgtcactgcttagatcggcttagagctggcagcactccttagttttgctaatattcgtaacaatatgtattgaAAATATGCGGTTCTGAGTAGGTAAAGAACCGATTTAAGCTAAACTAACTCGAatcaggcgcttcgggatatacatacatacctggaCATCTAATTTCGGGTTGACAATCAATGCAGAGAAGATGGATATGGACTTGTTTACTAAGAGGAACAAGtctccaaattggaccaggcgggtttatcgccctctctctcaACCTCAAAAAATAATAGAgggtatgaaggaaaacaatccCGACGGCTCTACTTTATGCTATTCTGCacgttccacctgtagacctggtggcaaagcgttaacaactgcaacaaggctcagAAAGGAGTGGACGCAAGCGCGAGGCTTTAaaatgtcgaagatcatgtgtagatcttacaaccttatactTACGTGGTTACTCCTATATTTAAAAGGAGAGTACAGTAGTtcctgacgggtattctgactagacactgccttcggGCGTCGCATGACGGGTTAAAAccccagctataaggagtgatacggctgtcagatCAAGAAGCAGCATGTGACATAGGAcgtagaaaacttctagtatttgctaagacaaggagttattttataagacATGTCCTAgcttttgataggggttttcagtttggtcgtttaacaaacttctggtaaccctacggactcattcagtctatgtataAGCCTAACCTTACCTAACAGGTATATTTTAatcagttcttttttttttgtagggttttaaTTAGAAAGCGAACAAAAAAAATGCAACTGCAATTCAAAAACGACTTCGATAGAAATCGAAAATCCGAGacaattttaagaaaattatgaactttttatttggagttctctgactTTTTTTTGAGTATACAGATTTGTGgcacattaaattaaataaatatgtctTAAAAATTTGCACTTAACTATTTTTGACAATATTTTTTCGAAGGATGTTTCAAATTGTCTTCGAGATTAAAAATATGTTCACACTTTGTATGAAATCTCGAAAACCCTTCGGAAACGAAAATGTATGCGAGTTTTGCGAGACCATTGTTAGACTAAacttgattgggctacaaaaaatcataaaactacaaataaaaatttcgaaactttCGTAAATTGGTTTGCGTAATTTCAGTGagcaagttttttcttaaaatatcaaaaaaaaagaagaatttaatggacaaaattttaaaaataactgcCCCTTCTACTTTTCTGTACGCTGCTGTAGCTTCAGTCAGCGTGTTCCAATATACCATACCAGCATATACCGACTAGAGTATAACAAAACATATTTCTCGATAACGACGTATCATCAAATACACCATAAATTTATCGATCCAAAgcttaaacatttttcttttataaaatgaGGTGAGCACCAATTTTCTAACTGTTCTTTATGCTATAATATTATTGCTCTTGCTCTTACTACCTTACTCTTACTGTTCTCTTCTTCTTCCTATTATCCTTTTTATTACGGTGCTTcgtcttcttattcttctccccACTTTTCTTctccttctttttctttttgatcTTCTTATTGTTTTTTTCTCTTCCCTCTGCCATATATTCGTTCGCTCTCTTTAGTTTTTCCGTCCCtttccttcttttctcttcttctaTTTCTTCATTTTATAACTATTTCTATTTCTTTAGCGGCCCTTCACTTCTCTTCCGATCTTTCTTTCCGTTTCCCATATTCTTTCTCTTTGTTTCCATCTCACTTTCGGCTCCACTCCCCATGTTTCTTTCTCCTGTACATCCTTTTTCTCATAATCTTCTTTTTACTTTCCCACCTTTTCCCCCTACTTCCTATCTCCCCTTCCCTACCCATCACCCTCTTCTTCGGATTTCCCACGTATATAAGACCCCAATACTGAATACTGGATATCTATGTGCTTGAAATATATTCGTTAAACTGATTTTCAGAAAAAAAGTTAGGTTCAGGTATCTTAAAAAGTGACTTAGACTTTTTTCTGGGCAGAGCACTGCGCAATCCACTCTCCCCAAATTCCAAACAGTTTTAAGATACATAAGCCTAATTATTTCCAACTGCCGGCCTTCTTTTTTAAATGGTGTTCACCTTCCCTATAGATCTTTTGCCCTTTTTCTTTCTTGAAACCCAGTTCTAGTTTCCAGTTCTATTTCCTAGTGGCACAGTTTTCCGACACTTACATCAACTGTAAATATCCGTCCTCATAGAGACTCGGTTTTCTGGTTTCAACTCTTGGTTTTGTGTAGCACTAATACACATTTATA
The Eurosta solidaginis isolate ZX-2024a chromosome 5, ASM4086904v1, whole genome shotgun sequence DNA segment above includes these coding regions:
- the LOC137253497 gene encoding G-protein coupled receptor Mth2-like; its protein translation is MRAHISSLILLIGISSSIAQTNALNCSFEDTVNLTLSQKFMNGSYLYERVIVPPELTSYYDYIERYGGERQIVTRHLRGCVCYLKPCVKFCCHPRAGMTQSDEDLKCDEEVSDELLYSPYVNITLRNGSRVLMNVVDEFVVQTGMPCKTLYMLEPHKYDADKWELFENGTLLRVSDQMYFSTRDYCLQAYPENGTYMLDPMNCMITNDIPTRIKRNTIVLMISSPFLYATILIYWLVPELWNLHTKCLIGYLLSLAIGTTTLVVVNMMNADYDDVTCAIIGFGAYYFLLAVFFWLNVICFDLWHNFRGTKGNVQNLSLRKRFTYYSVYAWGVPALMTTLTILIQYSNLPNNIKSGIGDSHCWLKMDDWSAMIYFYGPCLFLVIFNIVIFYLTAKTIYTIRKEIRRFSKGADSQRHLHSQQHNFWLFFRMFIVMGINWLLEIIGYMIGENSDFEILIAVADFYNAAQGIIIFVLLVMKRKVLLLLKKRIRKSDNSLQLSERQNTKTNASTVELRNLDVRTKLRN